From Hippoglossus stenolepis isolate QCI-W04-F060 chromosome 19, HSTE1.2, whole genome shotgun sequence, the proteins below share one genomic window:
- the ube2wb gene encoding probable ubiquitin-conjugating enzyme E2 W-B isoform X1, protein MRGGGGVSIMASMQKRLQKELLALQNDPPPGMTLNEKSVQNTITQWIVDMEGATGTLYEGEKFQLLFKFSSRYPFDSPQVMFTGENVPVHPHVYSNGHICLSILTEDWSPALSVQSVCLSIISMLSSCKEKRRPPDNSFYVRTCNKNPKKTKWWYHDDTC, encoded by the exons AAAAGGCTACAAAAGGAATTATTAGCCCTGCAAAATGATCCACCCCCTGGGATGACGCTCAACGAGAAAAGTGTACAGAACACCATCACACa GTGGATTGTAGACATGGAGGGAGCTACTGGCACACTGTATGAAGGAGAGAAATTTCAGTTGCTTTTCAAATTTAGCAGTCGATATCCTTTTGATTCACCTCAG gTAATGTTCACAGGAGAGAATGTACCTGTCCACCCGCATGTGTATAGCAACGgtcacatctgtctgtctattctAACGGAAGATTGGTCTCCAGCCCTCTCAGTGCAATCAGTTTGTCTTAGCATTATCAGCATGTTGTCCAGCTGCAAAGAAAAG agaCGACCGCCTGATAATTCATTTTATGTAAGAACGTGTAACAAAAATCCAAAGAAGACAAAATGGTGGTATCATG aTGATACATGCTAA
- the ube2wb gene encoding probable ubiquitin-conjugating enzyme E2 W-B isoform X2, whose product MLRGLPRSHTPVKRLQKELLALQNDPPPGMTLNEKSVQNTITQWIVDMEGATGTLYEGEKFQLLFKFSSRYPFDSPQVMFTGENVPVHPHVYSNGHICLSILTEDWSPALSVQSVCLSIISMLSSCKEKRRPPDNSFYVRTCNKNPKKTKWWYHDDTC is encoded by the exons AAAAGGCTACAAAAGGAATTATTAGCCCTGCAAAATGATCCACCCCCTGGGATGACGCTCAACGAGAAAAGTGTACAGAACACCATCACACa GTGGATTGTAGACATGGAGGGAGCTACTGGCACACTGTATGAAGGAGAGAAATTTCAGTTGCTTTTCAAATTTAGCAGTCGATATCCTTTTGATTCACCTCAG gTAATGTTCACAGGAGAGAATGTACCTGTCCACCCGCATGTGTATAGCAACGgtcacatctgtctgtctattctAACGGAAGATTGGTCTCCAGCCCTCTCAGTGCAATCAGTTTGTCTTAGCATTATCAGCATGTTGTCCAGCTGCAAAGAAAAG agaCGACCGCCTGATAATTCATTTTATGTAAGAACGTGTAACAAAAATCCAAAGAAGACAAAATGGTGGTATCATG aTGATACATGCTAA